A region of the Phoenix dactylifera cultivar Barhee BC4 chromosome 10, palm_55x_up_171113_PBpolish2nd_filt_p, whole genome shotgun sequence genome:
ATCAATTAATAAATTATATGGGTctggttgatttttttttaaatatgagatacaataatttttttaaaaaaataattatttttctttggaaATTTAACTAGGAGATTAGTACCATAAATCACGAGTCTATGTTTTGAATCACGACCGTTCATCTTATACAAGTCCCGTTCTGATTTGGATGTGGGGAGTCCGCAGTACACGCACGTGGACTAATAGTTCTCTCATATGTCAAGTCGGCGACGGCTCCTAAGATAACGCGAAGCATCGCCGCCCAcggaaattaaataaataaataaataaggggAAAGCCTTGCCCTTCAAGTATTCCTCCTCCTCTCATCATTTCGCGTTGCCGTCGGCCGATCGCAAGAGGAGAGACTACTGCAGCGAGTGTGCTGCTCGAGGTCAGATCCTTCGATTCTCCTactcctttcttcttttgcaTCCTAATTTCTCATCGAAGCTTCGATCTTCGATCgttttcgcttctaaaaaaattgatctttgtggTTGTCTGGGGTTTCAAAATTCGATCGTTGCTAGGGTTTTCCTCCAGTTCTTTGTGATCGGTCTCTATCGCTgcatccctctttttttttctcttttctttattcGACGGGATTACGAGGATTAGGGTTTCGAGATCTGTTTGGTTCTTAATTTCTAGGGTCCCGGTTCCTAGGGTTTCGATTTTGCCCCCTTTCTCCTTCGATTGCTAGGGTCTCGTTCGTTCTGCCGTTCAATGGCCGCGGGTCGTCAGGGAGGCTACAAAGATCACGAATTTAGGGACCGGGAATCGGATGTAGAGGTCTCCAGGAGGAAGGACTATTATATGGGTCGGTACCGTGATGGGGAACGGGACAGGAGCCATGGGCGGGATCTCCGGGATAGGGTTAGGGATAGGCAAAGGGACATCAAAAAGAGGGATTCCTTGAACGGGTACCAATGTTCCCCTTTGAGCGCGAGCAATTCAAGCGGTGGCAGTGGGAACGAGACGAAGCGGAGCCAGCTCTCGGGGAGATTGGTTGATCGTGAGCCTGGGGAGCTGTCGAGTGGAAGCGGTTCAGATGACCCCGAGGCTCCTGATTCTCTGCTTAGAGACAACGGAAGTCGTAGCAAGGAAAATGGGGCTTTGCCCTCGTCAAGCAGAAAGAGGAAGTTTTCACCTATCGTGTGGGATAGGGATGATAGCAAGCAATCTACTGTTGCGAGTTCCAGAAGCAAAAATGACCCACCAGCACATGCCACccttcctccacctcctcccctGCCTAGTGGATATGTCCCACCTGATTTGATTGAGACAGTTCGACAGTCCCAGTCACCAGCAGATGTGAAGATCTCCATTGATTCACCTCATGATCAGCAATTGGGTAATGATCAGGAGCCTGGGCAGCTtgaggatgaggaggaggagtaCCCAACAGCAAGGAACATTTCTACTTCACGATGGGCAGATGGGAACAATGCATTAGACAATGATGAAGCGGAAGCTTCCGATGAGGAGGTTGTGCCCAAGAGGAGGAAAAATACTCCTTTGGCTGATAATATAGTCGACCAGAAATCACTTAAGAAGGAGCTGAGCCCTGAGCTTGGAGAGGTTGTTATGAGAGAAGGTTCTGATGGGGCAGCATCCAAGTCATCCGCATCTGGGGACCATGGGGATGACCACCATGGAGGTGAGGTGGATAGGAATGATTATATGGATGTTGATGGGGAGGAGACTGATGAGGGCGCATCTGATTATTTGCCAGAGACTGATTCTGAGGTAGAGGATGATATGGTTAAAACACTAGAACCTGTACAACCTCCCCAAAGATGTATAAACATGCTAGAAGGGTGTAGAAGTGTTGatgagtttgagaggctgaacaAGATTGATGAAGGCACTTATGGAGTTGTGTACAGAGCAAAAGATAAGAAGACCAGTGAAGTAGTGGCattgaagaaggtgaagatggagaaggagcGGGAGGGCTTCCCATTGACCTCTTTGAGGGAAATTAACATTTTGCTGTCTTTTCACCACTCTTCAGTTGTGGATGTGAAGGAAGTTGTTGTGGGCAGCAGCCTTGATAGTATCTTCATGGTTATGGAGTACATGGAGCATGATCTCAAAGGGCTGATGGAGACAATGAAGCAGCCATTTAGCCAGAGTGAGGTCAAGTGCTTAATGCTTCAGTTGTTGGAAGGTGTCAAGTATCTTCATGATAACTGGGTACTCCATAGGTACTTTTACATTCTCAAGTTTATGAATTAGATCCTTGGATCTATCAATTTTTGTTTGGTGTTTTAGTTGTCTAaggcatattttatttttatgttttcttcAGGGATCTGAAAACATCAAATCTTCTTCTGAATAATCGTGGTGAGTTGAAAATATGTGACTTTGGGCTGTCTCGCCAGTATGGGAGCCCATTGAAACCATATACTCACCTGGTGGTGACATTGTGGTACAGGTAGGTGCC
Encoded here:
- the LOC103714762 gene encoding cyclin-dependent kinase G-2 isoform X1, whose amino-acid sequence is MAAGRQGGYKDHEFRDRESDVEVSRRKDYYMGRYRDGERDRSHGRDLRDRVRDRQRDIKKRDSLNGYQCSPLSASNSSGGSGNETKRSQLSGRLVDREPGELSSGSGSDDPEAPDSLLRDNGSRSKENGALPSSSRKRKFSPIVWDRDDSKQSTVASSRSKNDPPAHATLPPPPPLPSGYVPPDLIETVRQSQSPADVKISIDSPHDQQLGNDQEPGQLEDEEEEYPTARNISTSRWADGNNALDNDEAEASDEEVVPKRRKNTPLADNIVDQKSLKKELSPELGEVVMREGSDGAASKSSASGDHGDDHHGGEVDRNDYMDVDGEETDEGASDYLPETDSEVEDDMVKTLEPVQPPQRCINMLEGCRSVDEFERLNKIDEGTYGVVYRAKDKKTSEVVALKKVKMEKEREGFPLTSLREINILLSFHHSSVVDVKEVVVGSSLDSIFMVMEYMEHDLKGLMETMKQPFSQSEVKCLMLQLLEGVKYLHDNWVLHRDLKTSNLLLNNRGELKICDFGLSRQYGSPLKPYTHLVVTLWYRAPELLLGAKEYSTAIDMWSLGCIMAELLAKEPLFNGKTEFDQLDKIFRTLGTPNEKIWPGFAKLPGVKVNFVKQPYNRLREKFPPTSFSGRPTLSEAGFDLLNKLLTYDPEKRITAEAALKHPWFNEVPLPKSKDFMPTFPAQHAQDRRLRRIMKSPDPLEEQRRKELQQGGTGSIFG
- the LOC103714762 gene encoding cyclin-dependent kinase G-2 isoform X2, translating into MAAGRQGGYKDHEFRDRESDVEVSRRKDYYMGRYRDGERDRSHGRDLRDRVRDRQRDIKKRDSLNGYQCSPLSASNSSGGSGNETKRSQLSGRLVDREPGELSSGSGSDDPEAPDSLLRDNGSRSKENGALPSSSRKRKFSPIVWDRDDSKQSTVASSRSKNDPPAHATLPPPPPLPSGYVPPDLIETVRQSQSPADVKISIDSPHDQQLGNDQEPGQLEDEEEEYPTARNISTSRWADGNNALDNDEAEASDEEVVPKRRKNTPLADNIVDQKSLKKELSPELGEVVMREGSDGAASKSSASGDHGDDHHGGEVDRNDYMDVDGEETDEGASDYLPETDSEVEDDMVKTLEPVQPPQRCINMLEGCRSVDEFERLNKIDEGTYGVVYRAKDKKTSEVVALKKVKMEKEREGFPLTSLREINILLSFHHSSVVDVKEVVVGSSLDSIFMVMEYMEHDLKGLMETMKQPFSQSEVKCLMLQLLEGVKYLHDNWVLHRDLKTSNLLLNNRGELKICDFGLSRQYGSPLKPYTHLVVTLWYRAPELLLGAKEYSTAIDMWSLGCIMAELLAKEPLFNGKTEFDQLDKIFRTLGTPNEKIWPGFAKLPGVKVNFVKQPHPAIGDIA